The proteins below come from a single Drosophila miranda strain MSH22 chromosome Y unlocalized genomic scaffold, D.miranda_PacBio2.1 Contig_Y1_pilon, whole genome shotgun sequence genomic window:
- the LOC117189710 gene encoding uncharacterized protein LOC117189710, which translates to MPKPKAKAKPKSKAAAAAASKREATKNNNAVSAEKENEMQISDPTSVPIREQCRGGAESMYTIMRHAELKESLHKRYEKERMGVKKKNEQQRYACLCSIVHSRKFYKLYSIK; encoded by the exons ATGCCCAAACCAAAGGCAAAAGCGAAGCCAAAATCCaaagcggcggcagcagccgcatcaaAAAGGGAGGCGACCAAGAACAACAATGCCGTTTCGGccgaaaaagaaaacgaaatgCAGATCAGTGATCCGACCTCCGTTCCCATCCGGGAACAATGCAGAGGAGGCGCGGAATCCATGTACACAATAATGCGTCACGCGGAACTCAAGGAGTCACTCCACAAGCGCTACGAAAAGGAGCGAATGGGG GTGAAAAAGAAGAATGAGCAACAACGCTACGCTTGTTTGTGTTCCATCGTACACTCACGAAAATTTTACAAATTGTACAGTATAAAGTAA
- the LOC117189692 gene encoding condensin complex subunit 3-like isoform X2, translating into MPKPKAKAKPKSKAAAVSASKREATKNNNAVSAEKENEMEISDPTSVPIREQCRGGAESMYTIMRHAELKESLHKRYEKELQQLYSRTYSSSPHVRYRICYFVNLILEKLGPNAALDDTQCDEILETMLERVKDVSAGVRKQAVLAMQRFQIPDNPVDPVVCAYQFHLSADPLSSVRQCIITCMGRNYITVPYILQRLWDVDEKVRRHTYVNMCNYPVRAYRVAQRLTLLEQGLNDSSANVKKTVVNIMLKAWIDSYQQNYVALIAALKLDSSEGELMRFRSVTKQMLREIFEQTDNLQLMAQLPLGDDCELHRCVPLECLNVELLLYWQCLGDYLESTQADESDQVLPELSVFCTYVNKFCESQKPDMDKFAQIEFQNMLLSLVEILDSYDLGDEIGRSNMKTLIKNLLKDCLLDHKIVRVLVRCMEKLITDLNDRMQFFIEIIYETCDLNTKQNELVHDRNLISTLLDDLDTPSKMKISSLKVKILELEEQEDNFGRQKEYIQAQSVNKEKMAVTEEYTELIKPLLVKHGFLDMPARPKLSNQERVLKGLFTSYYMVASPHVQKLTPSICKLYKDFICRHLHSSDVDIFEWAIKCGNAYSMFYEAYTETVFRVVYHQFDNSKEVRLCETSVSCLLELMDHYGIDYVDKLSRKIDARGLGSKTSNRRQLYTVQDTYDGEEDGDQTVQNSEHSVDIIMAIGRYMEMVVDKGVSLAIVRGLCRLVLRGHIDDRPEVLEQLLKRYFNPNAEPIISQVLGMFFENLVRLKKQALLQPCLLPTLWTVMNCSFDAPLNAVQPDYVVKFFIDLTIQEASSPKSNIHNRIALSFLHYIQNYFTERREMCRLLAKELTNLTINVLNGQEVKTEMLEMADKLITSELEPRLVKNIKVFKTMLDGSFNPPSREARDDLESDEECDTATVASENIVQSEQVSVTNPEKSATEQTLTNASDPQAEASAIAPTATQVSEPILTTFGTENRARDCPGMQEF; encoded by the exons ATGCCCAAACCAAAGGCAAAAGCGAAGCCAAAATCCAAAGCGGCGGCAGTATCCGCATCAAAAAGGGAGGCGACCAAGAACAACAATGCCGTTTCGGCCGAAAAGGAAAACGAAATGGAGATCAGTGATCCGACCTCCGTTCCCATCCGGGAACAATGCAGAGGAGGCGCGGAATCCATGTACACAATAATGCGTCACGCGGAACTCAAGGAGTCACTCCACAAGCGCTACGAAAAGGAGCTGCAGCAACTGTACTCGAGG ACATATTCCAGCAGTCCGCACGTTCGCTATCGGATTTGCTACTTTGTGAATCTGATACTTGAGAAACTGGGACCCAATGCGGCACTCGACGACACGCAGTGCGACGAGATTCTCGAGACTATGCTGGAGCGCGTGAAGGACGTGTCGGCCGGTGTGCGCAAGCAAGCAGTCCTGGCCATGCAGCGTTTCCAGATTCCGGACAATCCCGTCGATCCAGTTGTCTGCGCCTATCAGTTCCATCTGTCTGCGGATCCCTTGTCCAGCGTGCGCCAGTGCATTATCACCTGCATGGGCCGCAACTACATCACGGTGCCCTACATACTGCAGCGTCTGTGGGACGTGGACGAGAAGGTGCGCCGCCATACGTACGTCAACATGTGCAACTATCCAGTGCGCGCCTACAGGGTGGCGCAGCGCCTGACCCTCCTGGAGCAAGGTCTGAACGACAGCTCGGCCAACGTTAAAAAGACGGTGGTAAACATCATGCTTAAGGCCTGGATCGACTCCTACCAACAGAACTATGTGGCTCTGATAGCGGCCCTCAAGCTGGACTCCAGCGAGGGGGAGCTGATGCGTTTCCGGAGCGTGACCAAGCAAATGTTGCGTGAAATCTTTGAGCAGACCGACAATCTGCAACTGATGGCACAACTGCCCCTCGGTGACGACTGTGAGCTGCATCGATGTGTACCGCTGGAATGTCTCAACGTGGAGCTGTTGCTCTATTGGCAGTGCCTCGGCGACTATCTGGAGAGCACGCAGGCGGACGAAAGCGACCAGGTGCTGCCCGAACTGAGTGTCTTCTGCACCTATGTGAACAA GTTCTGTGAGAGCCAGAAACCGGACATGGACAAGTTCGCCCAGATAGAGTTCCAGAACATGCTGCTCTCGCTGGTGGAAATCCTGGACTCGTACGACCTGGGCGACGAGATTGGGCGTAGCAATATGAAGACGTTGATCAAAAATCTATTGAAGGACTGTCTGCTCGACCACAAGATCGTCCGCGTGCTCGTGCGTTGCATGGAGAAGCTGATCACCGACCTCAATGACCGGATGCAGTTCTTCATTGAGATCATCTACGAGACGTGTGACCTTAATACCAAGCAGAATGAGCTAGTGCACGATCGCAATCTGATCAGTACGTTGCTGGACGACTTGGACACGCCCTCGAAGATGAAGATATCCTCGTTGAAGGTGAAGATCTTAGAGCTGGAGGAACAGGAGGATAACTTTGGGCGCCAGAAGGAGTATATACAGGCTCAGTCCGTGAATAAGGAGAAGATGGCTGTCACAGAGGAGTACACGGAGCTGATCAAACCGCTGCTGGTGAAGCACGGCTTTCTGGACATGCCCGCCCGTCCGAAGCTCTCCAACCAGGAGCGTGTCCTGAAAGGCCTGTTCACCTCATACTATATGGTGGCCTCTCCGCATGTCCAGAAGCTCACTCCCAGCATATGTAAGCTGTACAAGGACTTCATTTGCCGCCATCTCCACTCCTCGGATGTGGACATCTTCGAATGGGCCATCAAATGCGGCAACGCCTACAGTATGTTCTATGAGGCATACACCGAGACGGTGTTCCGGGTTGTATACCATCAGTTCGACAATAGCAAGGAGGTCCGTCTGTGCGAGACCTCTGTCAGCTGTCTTCTCGAGCTGATGGATCACTATGGCATCGACTATGTCGACAAGTTGAGCCGGAAGATAGATGCTAGGGGGCTGGGGTCTAAGACGTCCAATCGCCGCCAGCTCTATACCGTGCAGGATACATACGACGGGGAGGAGGATGGCGATCAGACAGTGCAGAACAGCGAGCATAGCGTCGACATCATTATGGCGATTGGCCGCTATATGGAAATGGTGGTCGACAAGGGCGTGAGCCTGGCCATAGTGCGAGGCCTTTGTCGCTTGGTCCTGCGCGGTCACATCGACGATCGGCCCGAGGTGCTCGAGCAGCTGCTCAAACGCTACTTCAATCCCAACGCAGAGCCAATCATCAGCCAGGTCCTGGGCATGTTCTTTGAGAACCTTGTCCGCCTCAAGAAGCAGGCGCTTCTGCAACCCTGCCTTCTGCCCACTCTGTGGACCGTCATGAACTGCAGCTTCGACGCGCCGCTGAACGCCGTTCAGCCCGATTACGTGGTCAAGTTCTTCATCGATTTGACGATTCAGGAAGCCAGCTCCCCGAAGAGCAACATACACAACAGGATCGCTCTGAGCTTCCTGCACTACATACAGAACTATTTCACCGAGCGCAGGGAAATGTGTCGCCTGCTGGCCAAAGAGCTCACCAACCTCACTATTAACGTGCTCAACGGACAGGAAGTCAAGACTGAAATGTTGGAGATGGCAGACAAACTGATCACG AGCGAACTAGAGCCGCGTTTGGTCAAGAACATTAAAGTCTTTAAGACGATGCTCGACGGTAGCTTTAATCCACCATCACGTGAGGCGCGCGACGATCTGGAAAGCGACGAGGAGTGCGACACTGCGACTGTGGCATCTGAAAATATAGTGCAGTCAGAGCAGGTGTCAGTCACAAATCCTGAAAAATCTGCGACCGAACAAACCCTGACAAACGCATCTGATCCACAGGCTGAAGCATCGGCTATAGCACCAACTGCAACGCAAGTTTCAGAGCCTATCTTAACCACTTTCGGCACTGAGAATCGTGCCCGTGACTGTCCGGGAATGCAGGAATTTTAA
- the LOC117189711 gene encoding uncharacterized protein LOC117189711 — MPKPKAKAKPKSKAAAAAASKREATKNNNAVSAEKENEMQISDPTSVPIREQCRGGAESMYTIMRHAELKESLHKRYEKERMGVKKKNEQQRYACLCSIVHSRKFYKLYSIK; from the exons ATGCCCAAACCAAAGGCAAAAGCGAAGCCAAAATCCaaagcggcggcagcagccgcatcaaAAAGGGAGGCGACCAAGAACAACAATGCCGTTTCGGCCGAAAAGGAAAACGAAATGCAGATCAGTGATCCGACCTCCGTTCCCATCCGGGAACAATGCAGAGGAGGCGCGGAATCCATGTACACAATAATGCGTCACGCGGAACTCAAGGAGTCACTCCACAAGCGCTACGAAAAGGAGCGAATGGGG GTGAAAAAGAAGAATGAGCAACAACGCTACGCTTGTTTGTGTTCCATCGTACACTCACGAAAATTTTACAAATTGTACAGTATAAAGTAA
- the LOC117189692 gene encoding condensin complex subunit 3-like isoform X1, which produces MPKPKAKAKPKSKAAAVSASKREATKNNNAVSAEKENEMEISDPTSVPIREQCRGGAESMYTIMRHAELKESLHKRYEKELQQLYSRMGHQEFLNTFINVLKTVLEAEESNENGNKALSFCAKFVTSFESEKTHPMMTETFHWLLTTYSSSPHVRYRICYFVNLILEKLGPNAALDDTQCDEILETMLERVKDVSAGVRKQAVLAMQRFQIPDNPVDPVVCAYQFHLSADPLSSVRQCIITCMGRNYITVPYILQRLWDVDEKVRRHTYVNMCNYPVRAYRVAQRLTLLEQGLNDSSANVKKTVVNIMLKAWIDSYQQNYVALIAALKLDSSEGELMRFRSVTKQMLREIFEQTDNLQLMAQLPLGDDCELHRCVPLECLNVELLLYWQCLGDYLESTQADESDQVLPELSVFCTYVNKFCESQKPDMDKFAQIEFQNMLLSLVEILDSYDLGDEIGRSNMKTLIKNLLKDCLLDHKIVRVLVRCMEKLITDLNDRMQFFIEIIYETCDLNTKQNELVHDRNLISTLLDDLDTPSKMKISSLKVKILELEEQEDNFGRQKEYIQAQSVNKEKMAVTEEYTELIKPLLVKHGFLDMPARPKLSNQERVLKGLFTSYYMVASPHVQKLTPSICKLYKDFICRHLHSSDVDIFEWAIKCGNAYSMFYEAYTETVFRVVYHQFDNSKEVRLCETSVSCLLELMDHYGIDYVDKLSRKIDARGLGSKTSNRRQLYTVQDTYDGEEDGDQTVQNSEHSVDIIMAIGRYMEMVVDKGVSLAIVRGLCRLVLRGHIDDRPEVLEQLLKRYFNPNAEPIISQVLGMFFENLVRLKKQALLQPCLLPTLWTVMNCSFDAPLNAVQPDYVVKFFIDLTIQEASSPKSNIHNRIALSFLHYIQNYFTERREMCRLLAKELTNLTINVLNGQEVKTEMLEMADKLITSELEPRLVKNIKVFKTMLDGSFNPPSREARDDLESDEECDTATVASENIVQSEQVSVTNPEKSATEQTLTNASDPQAEASAIAPTATQVSEPILTTFGTENRARDCPGMQEF; this is translated from the exons ATGCCCAAACCAAAGGCAAAAGCGAAGCCAAAATCCAAAGCGGCGGCAGTATCCGCATCAAAAAGGGAGGCGACCAAGAACAACAATGCCGTTTCGGCCGAAAAGGAAAACGAAATGGAGATCAGTGATCCGACCTCCGTTCCCATCCGGGAACAATGCAGAGGAGGCGCGGAATCCATGTACACAATAATGCGTCACGCGGAACTCAAGGAGTCACTCCACAAGCGCTACGAAAAGGAGCTGCAGCAACTGTACTCGAGG ATGGGCCACCAAGAGTTTCTGAACACATTCATCAATGTGCTGAAGACTGTACTCGAGGCGGAGGAGAGCAACGAGAACGGTAACAAGGCCCTGTCCTTTTGCGCGAAATTCGTGACCAGCTTCGAGTCGGAGAAGACGCACCCCATGATGACTGAAACATTCCACTGGCTGTTGACT ACATATTCCAGCAGTCCGCACGTTCGCTATCGGATTTGCTACTTTGTGAATCTGATACTTGAGAAACTGGGACCCAATGCGGCACTCGACGACACGCAGTGCGACGAGATTCTCGAGACTATGCTGGAGCGCGTGAAGGACGTGTCGGCCGGTGTGCGCAAGCAAGCAGTCCTGGCCATGCAGCGTTTCCAGATTCCGGACAATCCCGTCGATCCAGTTGTCTGCGCCTATCAGTTCCATCTGTCTGCGGATCCCTTGTCCAGCGTGCGCCAGTGCATTATCACCTGCATGGGCCGCAACTACATCACGGTGCCCTACATACTGCAGCGTCTGTGGGACGTGGACGAGAAGGTGCGCCGCCATACGTACGTCAACATGTGCAACTATCCAGTGCGCGCCTACAGGGTGGCGCAGCGCCTGACCCTCCTGGAGCAAGGTCTGAACGACAGCTCGGCCAACGTTAAAAAGACGGTGGTAAACATCATGCTTAAGGCCTGGATCGACTCCTACCAACAGAACTATGTGGCTCTGATAGCGGCCCTCAAGCTGGACTCCAGCGAGGGGGAGCTGATGCGTTTCCGGAGCGTGACCAAGCAAATGTTGCGTGAAATCTTTGAGCAGACCGACAATCTGCAACTGATGGCACAACTGCCCCTCGGTGACGACTGTGAGCTGCATCGATGTGTACCGCTGGAATGTCTCAACGTGGAGCTGTTGCTCTATTGGCAGTGCCTCGGCGACTATCTGGAGAGCACGCAGGCGGACGAAAGCGACCAGGTGCTGCCCGAACTGAGTGTCTTCTGCACCTATGTGAACAA GTTCTGTGAGAGCCAGAAACCGGACATGGACAAGTTCGCCCAGATAGAGTTCCAGAACATGCTGCTCTCGCTGGTGGAAATCCTGGACTCGTACGACCTGGGCGACGAGATTGGGCGTAGCAATATGAAGACGTTGATCAAAAATCTATTGAAGGACTGTCTGCTCGACCACAAGATCGTCCGCGTGCTCGTGCGTTGCATGGAGAAGCTGATCACCGACCTCAATGACCGGATGCAGTTCTTCATTGAGATCATCTACGAGACGTGTGACCTTAATACCAAGCAGAATGAGCTAGTGCACGATCGCAATCTGATCAGTACGTTGCTGGACGACTTGGACACGCCCTCGAAGATGAAGATATCCTCGTTGAAGGTGAAGATCTTAGAGCTGGAGGAACAGGAGGATAACTTTGGGCGCCAGAAGGAGTATATACAGGCTCAGTCCGTGAATAAGGAGAAGATGGCTGTCACAGAGGAGTACACGGAGCTGATCAAACCGCTGCTGGTGAAGCACGGCTTTCTGGACATGCCCGCCCGTCCGAAGCTCTCCAACCAGGAGCGTGTCCTGAAAGGCCTGTTCACCTCATACTATATGGTGGCCTCTCCGCATGTCCAGAAGCTCACTCCCAGCATATGTAAGCTGTACAAGGACTTCATTTGCCGCCATCTCCACTCCTCGGATGTGGACATCTTCGAATGGGCCATCAAATGCGGCAACGCCTACAGTATGTTCTATGAGGCATACACCGAGACGGTGTTCCGGGTTGTATACCATCAGTTCGACAATAGCAAGGAGGTCCGTCTGTGCGAGACCTCTGTCAGCTGTCTTCTCGAGCTGATGGATCACTATGGCATCGACTATGTCGACAAGTTGAGCCGGAAGATAGATGCTAGGGGGCTGGGGTCTAAGACGTCCAATCGCCGCCAGCTCTATACCGTGCAGGATACATACGACGGGGAGGAGGATGGCGATCAGACAGTGCAGAACAGCGAGCATAGCGTCGACATCATTATGGCGATTGGCCGCTATATGGAAATGGTGGTCGACAAGGGCGTGAGCCTGGCCATAGTGCGAGGCCTTTGTCGCTTGGTCCTGCGCGGTCACATCGACGATCGGCCCGAGGTGCTCGAGCAGCTGCTCAAACGCTACTTCAATCCCAACGCAGAGCCAATCATCAGCCAGGTCCTGGGCATGTTCTTTGAGAACCTTGTCCGCCTCAAGAAGCAGGCGCTTCTGCAACCCTGCCTTCTGCCCACTCTGTGGACCGTCATGAACTGCAGCTTCGACGCGCCGCTGAACGCCGTTCAGCCCGATTACGTGGTCAAGTTCTTCATCGATTTGACGATTCAGGAAGCCAGCTCCCCGAAGAGCAACATACACAACAGGATCGCTCTGAGCTTCCTGCACTACATACAGAACTATTTCACCGAGCGCAGGGAAATGTGTCGCCTGCTGGCCAAAGAGCTCACCAACCTCACTATTAACGTGCTCAACGGACAGGAAGTCAAGACTGAAATGTTGGAGATGGCAGACAAACTGATCACG AGCGAACTAGAGCCGCGTTTGGTCAAGAACATTAAAGTCTTTAAGACGATGCTCGACGGTAGCTTTAATCCACCATCACGTGAGGCGCGCGACGATCTGGAAAGCGACGAGGAGTGCGACACTGCGACTGTGGCATCTGAAAATATAGTGCAGTCAGAGCAGGTGTCAGTCACAAATCCTGAAAAATCTGCGACCGAACAAACCCTGACAAACGCATCTGATCCACAGGCTGAAGCATCGGCTATAGCACCAACTGCAACGCAAGTTTCAGAGCCTATCTTAACCACTTTCGGCACTGAGAATCGTGCCCGTGACTGTCCGGGAATGCAGGAATTTTAA